TTTTACAACACGGTAAAGATATTATCGTAGTAAACAAAGACCGTCAGATTGCTGAAGCTAAAAAACATGCTTTGTTAATGGCAGAAGCGGGTTACACTCAACCAATCAGAAGAACTGATGTTAAGGTTTTAGGTAAACAAGCATTAGGAATGTTTTTAGTTGGAACTGACCAAATGCAAGCTGGAAAATACATTTCTGAACACGACAAAAAAATCGCAAACAAACTTGCTTACGTAATGGCTGGTGGTGATTTATCTGAAGCGACATTAGTATCTGAGCAATATTTATTAGATATCGAACGTGAAGCTTTCTTATCACTTTGTACAGAAAGAAAAACATTGGAGAGAATTCAATACATGTTAACCAAAGGGAAACCTCTAAGAAATTAATCAAATGAAAACAGCATATATAGTAAAAGCTTACCGTACTGCGGTCGGAAAAGCACCAAAAGGAGTTTTTAGATTTAAAAGACCTGATGAATTAGCTGCAGAAACCATTCAATATATGATGAATGAACTGCCTGATTTTGACAAAAAACGTATCGATGACGTTATGGTAGGAAATGCCATGCCGGAAGCAGAACAAGGTTTAAACGTTGGACGTTTAATTTCCTTAATGGGATTAAAAGTAGAAGACGTTCCTGGTGTAACTGTGAACCGTTACTGTGCTTCAGGACTTGAAACTATCGGAATGGCAACTGCTAAAATCCAATCTGGAATGGCAGATTGTATCATCGCTGGTGGTGCCGAAAGTATGAGTTTCATTCCAATGGGTGGTTACAAGCCAACTCCTGATTATGCTATTGCAAAAGAAGGACACGAAGATTACTACTGGGGAATGGGATTAACTGCTGAAGCAGTTGCCAAACAATACAATATTTCACGTGCTGACCAAGATGAGTTTGCTTATCAGTCACATATGAAGTCCTTAAAAGCACAAGCTGAAGGTAAATTTGACAAACAAATTGTTCCAATCACAGTTGAGCAAACTTTTATCAATGAAAATGGTAAAAAAGAAACCAAATCGTATGTAGTTAACAAAGATGAAGGCCCTAGAGCTGGAACTTCTGTTGAAGCTTTGGCTGGATTACGTCCCGTTTTTGCTGCTGACGGAAGTGTTACTGCTGGAAACTCTTCTCAAATGAGTGATGGTGCTGCTTTTGTATTAATCATGAGCGAAGAAATTGTAAAAGAATTAAACGTTCAGCCTATCGCACGTTTGGTAAACTTTGCCTCAGCAGGTGTTGAGCCTAGAATCATGGGAATTGGCCCAGTAAAAGCAATTCCAAAAGCATTGAAACAAGCTGGATTAACTTTGAACGATATCGACTTAATTGAATTGAACGAAGCATTTGCATCTCAAGCTTTGGCTGTTACGCGTGAATTAAACTTGAACCCTGACATTATCAATGTCAATGGTGGTGCAATATCATTGGGACACCCTCTAGGTTGTACAGGAGCAAAATTGTCTGTTCAATTATTTGACGAAATGAAACGTAGAGGTAACAAATACGGAATCGTTTCGATGTGTGTGGGAACCGGACAAGGAAGTGCGGGAATTTACGAAGTATTGTAGATAAAGTGTTAAGTTCTGTTTATCATTCTAAAGGATGATAAGATTGGGGTTAAATTATAATAAAAAAACTAAACAAAAAGATAAAGTCATGAGCGACAAAACAAGAGGTGGTCAATTCATCGTAAAAGAAACAAAATGCGAAGATATCTTCACTCCGGAAGATTTCAATGAAGAGCAATTAATGATGCGTGACTCTGTAAAAGAGTTCGTTGACAAAGAATTGTGGGCACACAAAGATCGTTTTGAGAAAAAAGATTATGGGTATACACAAGAGTGTATGAAAAAAGCCGGAGATCTTGGTTTCTTAAGCGTAGCAGTTCCGGAAGCTTATGGCGGAATGGGAATGGGATTTGTAAATACGGTTTTGGTATGTGATTATATTTCGGGAGCAACGGGGTCATTCTCTACTGCTTTTGGAGCTCATACTGGAATTGGAACTATGCCAATCACATTATACGGAACCGAAGAACAAAAGCAAAAATACGTTCCTAAATTAGCCTCTGGTGAATGGTTTGGAGCATACTGCTTAACTGAACCAGGTGCAGGATCAGATGCTAACTCTGGAAAAACAAAAGCAGTTTTATCTGAAGACGGAAAAACATATTCGATCACAGGACAGAAAATGTGGATTTCGAATGCAGGATTCTGTTCAGTATTTATCGTATTCGCAAGAATTGGTGATGACAAAAACATTACAGGATTTATCGTAGAAAACACTCCAGACAATGGAATTTCTATGAATGAAGAAGAGCATAAATTAGGAATTCGTGCTTCTTCTACCCGTCAGGTTTTCTTTAATGAAACTAAAGTCCCTGTGGAAAACATGTTGTCTGAAAGAGGAAATGGTTTCAAAATTGCAATGAATGCTTTGAATGTGGGTCGTATCAAATTGGCAGCAGCATGTTTGGATGCACAGCGCAGAGTAATCACGGGTGCTGTTCATTATTCTAACGAAAGAATGCAGTTCAACACCGCTATTTCACAATTTGGAGCTATTCGTTCTAAATTGGCCGAAATGGCAACATCTTGCTACGCAGGAGAAAGTGCTACTTACCGTGCTGCAAAAGATATTGAAGACAGAATTACAGCTCGTGAGGCTGAAGGTGTTTCTCACCAAGAATCAGAATTGAAAGGTGTTGAAGAATATGCTATCGAATGTTCTATCTTAAAAGTAGCCGTTTCTGAAGACGTTCAAAATTGTGCAGATGAAGGAATTCAAATCTTTGGTGGAATGGGATTTTCAGAAGACACCCCTATGGAAAGTGCCTGGAGAGATGCCCGTATAGCTCGTATCTACGAAGGAACCAATGAAATCAACAGAATGCTTTCAGTGGGTATGTTAATCAAAAAAGCCATGAAAGGACATGTTGATTTATTAGGACCTGCTTCTAAAGTTCAAGAAGAATTAATGGGAATTCCATCTTTTGATACTCCTGATTATTCTGAATTGTTTGCTGAAGAAAAAGAAATGATAGGTAAATTGAAAAAAGCATTTCTTATGGTTGCTGGTGGAGCTGTACAAAAATACGGACCAGATTTAGATGCTCACCAACAATTATTGATGGCTGCTTCTGATATTCTAATCGAAATATATATGGCTGAGAGTGCAATTTTGAGAACCGAAAAATTAGCCAAAACAAATGGTGAAGATAAAATCAAAGAACAAATTGCAATGGCGCAATTGTACTTGTACCAAGCAGTAGATATTATTACACAAAAAGGAAAAGAAAGCATTATTTCTTTTGCCGAAGGTGATGAACAACGTATGATGTTAATGGGATTACGTCGCTATACTAAATATACCAACATGCCAAATGTTGTTGGTTTAAGAGAAACAATCACCACAAAATTAGTTGCAGAAAACCAATATTGTTTCTAATACACAACCTTTTTAGTTTTTATTTGTTAAAAAGCCACAACTGTCCCTGAATGACATTGTGGCTTTTTGTATAGAATTGAGTTCCATCCAACAGAATAATTTTATATTTCTCTTAAATGAGAGAAAAAATATTACTATTTCTTTACCTTTACTAGTTAATAAACTATTAAACATCAAAGATATATAGAGAGAAAAATATCTATATCAAGAAAAGATTCAGAAGAATCTCCTTTCAAAAAGAAATAGT
The Flavobacterium sp. 5 DNA segment above includes these coding regions:
- a CDS encoding acetyl-CoA C-acyltransferase — encoded protein: MKTAYIVKAYRTAVGKAPKGVFRFKRPDELAAETIQYMMNELPDFDKKRIDDVMVGNAMPEAEQGLNVGRLISLMGLKVEDVPGVTVNRYCASGLETIGMATAKIQSGMADCIIAGGAESMSFIPMGGYKPTPDYAIAKEGHEDYYWGMGLTAEAVAKQYNISRADQDEFAYQSHMKSLKAQAEGKFDKQIVPITVEQTFINENGKKETKSYVVNKDEGPRAGTSVEALAGLRPVFAADGSVTAGNSSQMSDGAAFVLIMSEEIVKELNVQPIARLVNFASAGVEPRIMGIGPVKAIPKALKQAGLTLNDIDLIELNEAFASQALAVTRELNLNPDIINVNGGAISLGHPLGCTGAKLSVQLFDEMKRRGNKYGIVSMCVGTGQGSAGIYEVL
- a CDS encoding acyl-CoA dehydrogenase family protein is translated as MSDKTRGGQFIVKETKCEDIFTPEDFNEEQLMMRDSVKEFVDKELWAHKDRFEKKDYGYTQECMKKAGDLGFLSVAVPEAYGGMGMGFVNTVLVCDYISGATGSFSTAFGAHTGIGTMPITLYGTEEQKQKYVPKLASGEWFGAYCLTEPGAGSDANSGKTKAVLSEDGKTYSITGQKMWISNAGFCSVFIVFARIGDDKNITGFIVENTPDNGISMNEEEHKLGIRASSTRQVFFNETKVPVENMLSERGNGFKIAMNALNVGRIKLAAACLDAQRRVITGAVHYSNERMQFNTAISQFGAIRSKLAEMATSCYAGESATYRAAKDIEDRITAREAEGVSHQESELKGVEEYAIECSILKVAVSEDVQNCADEGIQIFGGMGFSEDTPMESAWRDARIARIYEGTNEINRMLSVGMLIKKAMKGHVDLLGPASKVQEELMGIPSFDTPDYSELFAEEKEMIGKLKKAFLMVAGGAVQKYGPDLDAHQQLLMAASDILIEIYMAESAILRTEKLAKTNGEDKIKEQIAMAQLYLYQAVDIITQKGKESIISFAEGDEQRMMLMGLRRYTKYTNMPNVVGLRETITTKLVAENQYCF